Proteins co-encoded in one Desulfomicrobium macestii genomic window:
- a CDS encoding glutamate synthase-related protein: MIQWPKSNDVLGTTNRGNPAESGLCTLCRSDCAGKCETWMSCLKGRHMLYPRDFGSVTAGSANTCHVGVSYNSLRIQGFSYGAQGVAAGRTTNPDDCLFTNVSLETSFGATEKTKVRMPLMTGALGSTFIAAKYWDSFAAGCALVGIPIVVGENVVGVDRASSMSGGRIEKSPELDRRIEIYNRYSDGYGTMIVQLNVEDARNGVAEYVIEKYGNKVCIELKWGQGAKNIGGEIEVTSLDYALFLKKRGYLVDPDPELPEVQEAFKAGAIKGFARHSRLGYTDLPSSDAVHQNFMETVAYLRGLGYTKISLKTGSYGMEALAMAIKYATDANLDLLTIDGSGGGTGMSPWNMMETWGVPSVLLHAKAIEYGNILASQGKKVVDMSFAGGLAREDHIFKALALGAPFVKLICMGRTLMIPGFLGSNIEGALNPERKEKVAGNWDTLPKTVRDIGESPEQIFAGYESLKAKIGADEMKTVPYGAIAAWTLADKLGAGLQQLLAGARKFSVTEITRGDIVSANRETAHETGIRFITDVQDEIARKILA, from the coding sequence ATGATCCAATGGCCCAAAAGCAACGATGTTCTCGGCACCACCAACCGCGGAAACCCGGCCGAATCCGGCCTGTGCACGTTATGCCGCTCGGACTGTGCCGGAAAATGTGAAACCTGGATGTCCTGCCTCAAGGGGCGGCACATGCTCTATCCCCGGGATTTCGGCTCCGTCACCGCCGGCAGCGCGAATACATGTCATGTCGGCGTGAGCTACAATTCCCTGCGCATCCAGGGTTTCAGCTACGGTGCCCAGGGCGTCGCCGCAGGGCGCACCACCAATCCCGATGATTGTCTCTTCACCAACGTCTCCCTGGAAACGTCCTTCGGCGCCACGGAAAAGACCAAGGTGCGCATGCCGCTCATGACCGGCGCCCTGGGTTCCACCTTCATCGCCGCCAAATACTGGGACTCCTTTGCCGCCGGTTGCGCTCTGGTCGGCATCCCGATCGTGGTCGGTGAAAACGTGGTCGGCGTGGACCGCGCCTCCAGCATGTCCGGCGGCCGCATCGAGAAATCCCCGGAACTGGACCGCCGCATCGAGATCTACAACCGCTACTCCGACGGCTACGGCACCATGATCGTGCAGCTCAACGTCGAGGACGCGCGCAACGGCGTGGCCGAATACGTCATCGAAAAGTACGGCAACAAGGTCTGCATCGAGCTCAAATGGGGCCAGGGTGCCAAGAACATCGGCGGCGAGATCGAGGTCACGAGCCTGGACTACGCCCTGTTCCTGAAAAAGCGCGGCTACCTGGTCGATCCGGACCCGGAACTTCCCGAAGTGCAGGAAGCATTCAAGGCCGGAGCCATCAAGGGCTTTGCCCGTCACAGCCGCCTGGGCTACACCGACCTGCCGTCCTCCGATGCCGTGCACCAGAACTTCATGGAAACTGTGGCCTACCTGCGCGGGCTCGGCTACACCAAGATCTCGCTCAAGACCGGCTCCTATGGCATGGAAGCCCTGGCCATGGCCATCAAGTATGCCACCGACGCCAATCTCGACCTGCTGACCATCGACGGTTCCGGCGGCGGCACGGGCATGAGCCCCTGGAACATGATGGAGACCTGGGGCGTGCCCTCCGTCCTGCTGCACGCCAAGGCCATTGAGTACGGCAACATCCTGGCCTCCCAGGGCAAGAAGGTCGTGGACATGTCCTTTGCCGGCGGCTTGGCCCGCGAAGACCACATCTTCAAGGCCCTGGCCCTGGGCGCCCCCTTCGTCAAACTGATCTGCATGGGCCGCACCCTCATGATCCCAGGTTTCCTGGGCTCCAACATCGAAGGCGCGCTGAATCCCGAACGCAAGGAAAAAGTCGCCGGCAACTGGGACACCCTGCCCAAGACCGTGCGCGACATCGGCGAAAGCCCCGAGCAGATCTTTGCCGGCTACGAGTCCCTCAAGGCCAAGATCGGAGCCGACGAGATGAAGACCGTGCCCTACGGCGCCATCGCCGCCTGGACCCTGGCCGACAAGCTCGGCGCGGGCCTGCAGCAGCTCCTGGCCGGTGCACGCAAATTCTCGGTCACCGAGATCACCCGAGGGGACATCGTCTCCGCCAACCGCGAAACCGCGCACGAGACCGGCATCCGGTTCATTACCGACGTACAGGACGAAATCGCGCGCAAGATCCTGGCCTGA
- a CDS encoding response regulator, which yields MSSLEDCKLLFVDDEEEFLGTMAKYLRRKKLDVATASSGRAGLDWFGNHSVDIVVLDMKMPDLGGIEVLREMRRLKGEDFGVIILSGHAHTGLALEAMRAGADDFLLKPCSVENLLERIDLLRDRLLERRSA from the coding sequence ATGAGTTCTCTTGAAGACTGCAAGCTCTTGTTTGTGGATGACGAGGAAGAGTTTCTGGGCACCATGGCCAAGTACCTGCGGCGCAAGAAGCTCGACGTGGCCACGGCGTCCTCGGGCCGGGCAGGCCTGGACTGGTTCGGGAATCACTCCGTTGACATAGTGGTCCTGGACATGAAGATGCCGGACCTGGGCGGGATCGAGGTGCTGCGGGAGATGCGCCGACTGAAGGGCGAGGATTTCGGGGTGATCATCCTGTCCGGTCACGCCCATACGGGCTTGGCCCTGGAAGCCATGCGCGCTGGCGCCGACGACTTTCTGCTCAAGCCCTGTTCCGTGGAGAATCTTCTGGAGCGCATCGACCTGCTCCGCGATCGCCTGCTTGAGCGCCGCAGCGCATGA
- a CDS encoding PEP/pyruvate-binding domain-containing protein, producing MGFRDLIQALLPQKKAGQENEAVLRSFRLQYTHFKDLLLSNAELGTIMAEIDEKLKGAALFGMNEIRALATRSVFHTMRMVTSLNAISGDRYGTLPAMVEHINARISAILDSKPQPVITEYTFPLSAVNKGLVDVVGGKCANLGEMRNRANIPTPAGFAITTAAYEAFLRGEGLRDEILKQLREARADAPATVVAASEAIFRTINRVGVPEDVMRDILDAWDQSFADPASTRAALRSSAIGEDGILSFSGQYRTILGVTRETLENAFREVLASLFSPRAITYRIHHGVSFEHCAMGMACIEMVDALASGIIFSRHPVNPLSDEMVLNAIWGLGAYAVDGIIEPDTWHVRPGPVPHIAMQHVADKRVRLVSDSSGKHEEAVPEALRTAPCLSTAQVLELAAIASRLEGHYHHPQDIEWALDRDGRIMILQSRPMRLAHAHHNGLATTAIEGAQLLIDQADIACAGIGSGQAVLAQNLDNLADFPEGGILIAPHSLPNYVLVMNRAQAIVTEAGSITGHMASLAREFDVPTILNARLASTKILDGQTLTVDAITGRVYAGVVPELMTFKSAQRFRIADSPVHAILRQVADQIVPLHLLDPKSPVFKPESCTTLHDVMRFVHELCYTEMFRISDRASDAGAVSCQLKAKLPIDLHLIDLGGGLRDVYGPYVFPEQVTSAPLAALLSGMLRPEVHVRGPRPIDVGGFLSVMTQHMLEPPTVQAQRFGERSYGIVSDTYLNFSSRVGYHYSVVDAYCGETVSKNYITFQFKGGAADEIRRERRVRCIALILSRLGFTTDVRGDMTQARFQKFSREDTRERLDQLGRLLIVTRQMDMLMTSEAAVMAMADNFMAGDYH from the coding sequence ATGGGATTCCGGGATCTGATCCAGGCACTGCTCCCCCAAAAAAAAGCCGGGCAGGAGAACGAAGCCGTGCTGCGTTCCTTCCGCCTGCAATACACGCATTTCAAGGACCTGCTCCTGTCCAATGCGGAACTCGGCACGATCATGGCGGAGATCGACGAGAAGCTGAAAGGGGCGGCCCTGTTCGGAATGAACGAGATCCGGGCGCTGGCCACCAGAAGCGTCTTCCACACCATGCGCATGGTCACCTCCCTGAACGCCATCTCGGGAGACCGCTATGGCACGCTGCCGGCCATGGTGGAACACATCAACGCCCGCATCAGCGCCATCCTGGACAGCAAACCCCAGCCCGTCATCACGGAATACACTTTTCCCCTGTCGGCCGTGAACAAAGGCTTGGTGGATGTCGTCGGCGGCAAATGCGCAAACCTCGGAGAAATGCGCAATCGCGCAAACATCCCCACTCCGGCCGGTTTCGCGATTACCACGGCCGCCTACGAAGCTTTTCTGCGCGGCGAGGGTCTGCGGGATGAAATTTTGAAGCAGCTCCGCGAAGCCAGGGCGGACGCCCCCGCCACCGTGGTCGCCGCGTCCGAGGCCATATTCAGGACCATCAACCGTGTCGGCGTCCCCGAAGACGTCATGCGCGACATCCTGGACGCCTGGGACCAGAGCTTTGCCGATCCCGCATCAACCCGGGCGGCCTTGCGCTCCAGCGCCATCGGCGAGGACGGCATCCTCTCCTTCTCCGGACAATACAGGACCATCCTCGGCGTCACGCGGGAAACACTGGAGAACGCCTTCCGCGAGGTCCTCGCCAGCCTCTTCTCGCCCCGCGCCATCACCTACCGCATCCATCACGGCGTGTCCTTCGAGCACTGCGCCATGGGCATGGCCTGTATCGAAATGGTGGACGCCCTGGCCAGCGGAATCATCTTCTCGCGCCACCCCGTGAACCCCCTGTCCGACGAAATGGTCCTCAATGCCATCTGGGGCCTTGGGGCCTATGCCGTGGACGGGATCATCGAGCCCGACACCTGGCACGTCAGGCCGGGACCCGTCCCCCATATCGCTATGCAGCATGTCGCCGACAAACGGGTGCGCCTCGTCTCCGACTCCTCAGGCAAGCATGAGGAGGCGGTTCCGGAGGCATTGCGCACCGCGCCTTGCCTGAGCACCGCGCAGGTCCTGGAGCTTGCAGCCATCGCGTCCCGTCTGGAAGGACATTACCACCATCCTCAGGACATCGAGTGGGCCCTGGACCGGGACGGGCGGATCATGATCCTGCAAAGCAGGCCCATGCGGCTGGCCCACGCCCACCACAACGGCCTGGCTACCACCGCCATCGAAGGCGCGCAGCTGCTCATCGACCAGGCGGACATCGCCTGCGCCGGCATCGGCTCGGGACAGGCCGTCCTGGCTCAAAACCTCGACAATCTCGCCGATTTTCCGGAGGGCGGCATCCTCATCGCACCCCACTCGCTCCCCAACTACGTCCTGGTCATGAACCGCGCCCAGGCCATCGTCACCGAGGCCGGCAGCATCACCGGGCACATGGCTTCCCTGGCACGCGAGTTCGATGTCCCGACCATCCTCAACGCCAGGCTCGCCAGCACGAAAATCCTCGACGGACAGACCCTGACCGTGGACGCCATCACCGGCCGGGTCTATGCCGGGGTCGTCCCCGAACTCATGACCTTCAAGTCGGCGCAGCGCTTCAGAATCGCCGATTCCCCGGTGCACGCCATCCTGCGTCAGGTCGCCGACCAGATCGTCCCCCTGCACCTGCTCGACCCGAAGTCGCCGGTCTTCAAACCCGAGTCCTGCACCACCCTGCACGACGTCATGCGCTTCGTGCACGAACTCTGCTACACGGAAATGTTTCGCATCAGCGACCGGGCCTCGGACGCCGGTGCCGTTTCCTGCCAGCTCAAGGCCAAACTGCCCATCGACCTGCACCTCATCGACCTCGGCGGAGGGCTGAGGGACGTCTACGGCCCATACGTATTTCCCGAACAGGTCACCTCGGCACCCCTGGCCGCCCTCCTGTCCGGGATGCTGCGCCCCGAGGTCCACGTTCGCGGACCACGCCCCATCGACGTTGGCGGTTTCCTCTCGGTCATGACCCAGCACATGCTCGAACCCCCGACGGTCCAGGCCCAGCGCTTCGGCGAACGCAGCTACGGCATCGTCTCCGACACCTACCTGAACTTCAGCTCGCGCGTGGGCTACCACTACAGCGTCGTGGACGCCTACTGCGGCGAGACCGTGTCCAAGAACTACATCACCTTCCAGTTCAAGGGCGGGGCCGCCGACGAGATCCGCCGCGAACGCCGCGTGCGCTGCATCGCCCTGATCCTGAGCCGCCTGGGCTTCACCACCGACGTGCGCGGCGACATGACCCAGGCCCGGTTCCAGAAATTCTCGCGGGAAGATACCCGTGAACGCCTGGACCAGCTGGGCCGCCTGCTCATCGTCACCCGGCAGATGGACATGCTCATGACCAGCGAAGCCGCCGTGATGGCCATGGCCGACAACTTCATGGCCGGCGACTACCACTAG
- a CDS encoding DUF4881 domain-containing protein: MNTRRILLGLAIALLTFGVLGCDEYGKVDQGRVIAFDKDKQTVTVIQDKAMDSQNPDYSILPPHTYKMPTDPAERGADPKAGYRMKLDVDKKVIRIFNPNNQALEDLPITIVDVQKDIAKDHPLVFDKDKNVAKKFPVVDQDNKTVTVYSGRQKMLATFSVPEEYFGFPESTWDAGDEVRVYYKTEGEAIRFMNVSKTDIFKK, from the coding sequence ATGAATACCAGACGCATACTGCTCGGACTCGCCATCGCGCTGCTGACCTTCGGTGTCCTTGGGTGCGATGAATACGGCAAGGTGGATCAGGGACGGGTCATCGCCTTCGACAAGGACAAGCAGACCGTGACCGTGATCCAGGACAAGGCCATGGATTCCCAGAATCCCGACTATTCGATTCTGCCTCCGCACACGTACAAGATGCCTACGGATCCGGCCGAGCGCGGCGCGGACCCCAAGGCCGGGTATCGCATGAAGCTGGACGTGGACAAGAAGGTCATCCGCATCTTCAATCCCAACAACCAGGCCCTTGAAGATCTGCCCATCACCATCGTGGACGTGCAGAAGGACATCGCCAAGGACCACCCCCTGGTTTTCGACAAGGACAAGAACGTGGCCAAGAAGTTCCCCGTGGTCGATCAGGACAATAAGACCGTCACCGTCTATTCAGGTCGCCAGAAGATGCTCGCCACCTTCAGCGTGCCTGAAGAGTACTTCGGGTTTCCCGAGAGCACCTGGGACGCCGGCGACGAGGTGCGGGTGTACTACAAGACGGAAGGCGAAGCCATCCGCTTCATGAACGTCAGCAAGACCGACATCTTCAAGAAGTAA
- a CDS encoding MucR family transcriptional regulator: MEDYLKQAIEIVKAQASVRNMNEDEITSMIRALTQSIRGVAEGVVPVVDTEPAVDPKNAIREKSVICCECGKSFKVLTKRHLATHGLTPEEYREKYGYKKGTSLVAKSLARDRRKTMQGMKLWEKRKKAVKTPA; the protein is encoded by the coding sequence ATGGAAGATTATCTGAAGCAAGCAATCGAAATCGTGAAGGCCCAGGCTTCTGTCCGCAACATGAACGAAGACGAAATCACCTCAATGATCCGCGCCCTGACGCAGAGCATCCGTGGTGTCGCCGAAGGCGTTGTCCCCGTTGTCGACACTGAACCCGCCGTGGATCCCAAGAACGCCATCCGTGAAAAGAGCGTCATCTGCTGCGAATGCGGCAAGTCCTTCAAGGTCCTGACTAAGCGCCACCTGGCTACCCACGGTCTGACCCCCGAAGAGTACCGCGAAAAGTACGGCTACAAGAAGGGCACTTCCCTGGTCGCCAAGTCCCTGGCCCGCGACCGTCGCAAGACCATGCAGGGCATGAAGCTCTGGGAAAAGCGCAAGAAGGCCGTCAAGACCCCCGCGTAA
- a CDS encoding sulfite exporter TauE/SafE family protein — translation MDWLYVLMPIAGVKIFWPGLIILGVGVGIIGGFFGMGGAWMVTPGLNILGFPMAFAIGTDIAHMAGKSLISTMRHGKFGNVDYKLGLIMLVGTVVGFEAGAQMVMWLERIGSVEKVVRWIYIVLLAFIAWMVFHDVAKRKAKERAALARGEKLTGLETGVEWHKALHKIKIPPMVHLKEAGIYCSAWLPIFVSFFTGWLAGILGIGGGLIRMPALIYMIGCPTHVAVGTDLFEVAISGLYGAATYTWKGRTELVAAMIMLVGAAMGAQVGAVATKYIKGYGIRIAFGLAVIGCAVSILLKLVQPWLPAYKNLLNNASTVLVLGLVSCMSIYIFVRMVQGVKMELAAKNRRN, via the coding sequence ATGGATTGGCTCTATGTCCTCATGCCCATCGCAGGCGTTAAAATTTTCTGGCCCGGCCTCATTATCCTCGGAGTCGGCGTCGGCATCATCGGCGGTTTCTTCGGCATGGGCGGGGCGTGGATGGTCACGCCCGGTCTCAACATTCTCGGTTTCCCCATGGCCTTCGCCATCGGCACCGACATCGCGCACATGGCGGGCAAGTCTCTCATTTCCACCATGCGCCACGGCAAGTTCGGCAACGTCGACTACAAACTGGGTCTGATCATGCTGGTGGGCACCGTGGTCGGCTTCGAGGCCGGGGCCCAGATGGTCATGTGGCTGGAACGCATCGGCAGTGTCGAGAAGGTCGTGCGCTGGATCTACATCGTGCTTCTGGCCTTCATTGCCTGGATGGTCTTCCATGATGTCGCCAAGCGCAAGGCCAAGGAGCGCGCGGCCCTCGCCCGCGGCGAGAAGCTGACCGGCCTTGAGACCGGCGTCGAGTGGCACAAGGCTCTCCACAAGATCAAGATTCCCCCGATGGTTCACCTGAAGGAAGCCGGCATCTACTGTTCCGCCTGGCTGCCCATCTTCGTCAGCTTCTTCACCGGCTGGCTGGCCGGCATCCTGGGCATCGGCGGCGGTCTGATCCGCATGCCCGCCCTGATCTACATGATCGGCTGTCCGACCCATGTCGCCGTCGGCACCGACCTCTTTGAAGTGGCCATCTCCGGCCTTTACGGCGCGGCCACCTACACCTGGAAGGGCCGCACCGAGCTCGTCGCCGCCATGATCATGCTGGTCGGCGCCGCCATGGGCGCCCAGGTCGGCGCCGTGGCCACCAAGTACATCAAGGGCTATGGCATCCGCATCGCCTTCGGCCTGGCCGTCATCGGTTGCGCGGTGTCCATCCTGCTCAAGCTGGTCCAGCCCTGGCTGCCCGCCTACAAGAACCTGCTCAATAATGCGTCGACGGTCCTGGTCCTCGGCTTGGTGAGCTGCATGTCCATCTACATCTTCGTGCGCATGGTCCAGGGCGTTAAGATGGAACTGGCTGCCAAGAACCGCAGGAACTAG
- a CDS encoding YajQ family cyclic di-GMP-binding protein — translation MPSFDIVNEIDLQEVDNAVNNVRKEVETRYDFKGVITEMDFNRKTKILSLVTGDEMKIRAIREMLISHFVRRKVDPKSLEFGETENTSRGQLKQEIKLHDGIDKDAARKLVKLIKDSKLKVQAAIQDEQVRVSGKKIDDLQEVMALLRGSEFELPLQFVNMKK, via the coding sequence ATGCCATCTTTTGATATTGTGAATGAAATCGATTTGCAGGAAGTTGATAATGCGGTGAACAATGTGCGCAAGGAAGTCGAGACCCGGTACGACTTCAAGGGCGTGATCACGGAAATGGACTTCAATCGCAAGACGAAAATCCTCTCTCTGGTTACCGGAGACGAGATGAAGATACGGGCCATAAGGGAGATGCTGATCTCGCATTTCGTGCGCCGCAAGGTCGATCCCAAGTCCCTGGAGTTCGGGGAGACCGAAAATACCTCCCGTGGTCAGCTCAAACAGGAAATCAAGCTGCACGACGGCATAGACAAGGATGCCGCCCGCAAGCTGGTCAAGTTGATCAAGGACAGCAAGCTCAAGGTCCAGGCCGCCATCCAGGACGAACAGGTGCGGGTCTCCGGCAAGAAGATCGATGACCTGCAGGAGGTCATGGCGCTGCTGAGAGGGTCCGAGTTCGAGTTGCCCTTGCAGTTCGTGAACATGAAAAAGTAA
- a CDS encoding sigma 54-interacting transcriptional regulator, whose translation MPYSYPPTLDPVLNLEKPVKEWSITRILLLLGTPLVAGVLLVMTVSTYRISSHYLNRAYARNAHTRALAQAHELQQLLKDARYEIQNLARSDVSAQAIQKYMMDKPATKRNKYCEIAFHGTAPQDNYVLLNTGEKVWKVPDEQAAGVKFGAFTRRERIGGKIEDFVQIEQPVQAYYTSVPYLGSVENIEFSVIRLSTPVLDAEKRFRGYLTLSVDIIEIQRIMTTFSSRQSPLYIFPQEKEQVRSFFFDAAGWLICETGQAGNPHLKISIDDIRTGLQGDLGRPGFATAFRPNPQYEKYWAVVSAVQAGKDGEIGFANFLNDPSNTGGDHYLYYVPIRFQEEATGNPVILGGIGCIDTSFMLKASRYEVAMALGISWFVALLLTIAAFVYLNRRISNPLKRLASATEQIAMGDDAATLELAPLPKELRHLQHVINILLLQLQTARNETRIRQGLIFDEMQRQPVSLDALAENASSKESSRCAEKAFGIVGSSQAVRNLNAMIHKAAQVMADVLIIGETGTGKELTAEAIHRAGTRATGPFISINCGALDENLLMDALFGHVKGAFSEAKTDRKGAFLAASGGTLHLDEIGNASPKVQQSLLRALAARRIRPLGSDQDQPFDARVVAATNVDLLESARNGKFREDLYYRLAVITISTPPLRDRREDIPALVRSFMREHTRGTTPPDISRGALDKLLQHDWPGNIRELKNCITRAMTFAEGNLLLADHIEFGQNRAAGPASEPATAQGPAVQAKTPAGSRNGSSPEPLATTTPEGPPSPSAHTSSALPEAVLATLNPRQVKAWPSIAANGGTNRALYESAVGEEISVRTAQYDLQDLVNKGLLKKTGKGPSSRYVVAVRTP comes from the coding sequence ATGCCCTACTCCTACCCCCCCACGCTCGACCCGGTGCTCAACCTCGAAAAACCCGTGAAGGAATGGAGTATAACCCGCATCCTCCTGCTTCTGGGCACGCCGCTGGTGGCCGGCGTGCTCTTGGTCATGACCGTCTCGACCTACCGGATCTCCTCCCACTACCTGAATCGCGCCTACGCGCGAAACGCTCACACCAGGGCGCTGGCCCAGGCCCACGAGCTGCAGCAGCTGCTCAAGGACGCGCGCTATGAAATCCAGAATCTGGCGCGCTCCGATGTCTCGGCCCAGGCCATCCAGAAATACATGATGGACAAACCCGCGACAAAGCGGAACAAATACTGCGAAATCGCATTTCACGGCACTGCGCCACAGGACAACTACGTCCTATTGAACACGGGGGAGAAGGTCTGGAAGGTTCCGGACGAGCAGGCCGCGGGCGTCAAGTTCGGCGCCTTCACGCGCAGGGAGAGGATCGGGGGCAAGATCGAGGACTTCGTGCAGATCGAACAGCCCGTGCAGGCCTACTACACGTCGGTTCCGTACCTGGGCTCCGTTGAGAACATCGAGTTCTCGGTCATCAGGCTGAGCACGCCGGTGCTGGACGCGGAAAAGAGATTCCGGGGATACCTGACATTGTCCGTCGATATCATCGAGATTCAGCGGATCATGACCACCTTCTCCTCCAGGCAGTCGCCTCTCTACATCTTCCCCCAGGAAAAGGAGCAGGTCAGGAGCTTTTTCTTCGACGCAGCGGGATGGCTCATCTGCGAGACGGGGCAGGCCGGCAACCCGCACCTCAAAATCTCCATCGACGACATCCGCACGGGTCTGCAGGGCGATCTCGGCCGACCGGGATTCGCGACCGCGTTCCGGCCGAATCCGCAATACGAGAAATACTGGGCTGTGGTATCCGCCGTGCAGGCCGGTAAAGACGGCGAGATCGGATTTGCGAACTTCCTGAACGACCCAAGCAACACCGGCGGAGACCATTACCTCTATTATGTTCCAATCCGTTTCCAGGAGGAGGCCACGGGAAATCCGGTCATCCTCGGAGGGATCGGGTGCATCGACACAAGCTTCATGCTCAAGGCCTCGCGCTATGAAGTGGCCATGGCCCTCGGCATATCCTGGTTCGTGGCGCTCCTGCTCACCATCGCGGCGTTCGTTTATCTCAATCGAAGGATCAGCAACCCGCTGAAGAGACTGGCTTCCGCCACGGAACAAATAGCCATGGGCGACGATGCCGCCACCCTGGAACTGGCTCCGCTGCCCAAGGAGCTGCGTCACCTCCAGCACGTCATCAACATTCTTCTGCTGCAGCTGCAGACGGCCCGCAACGAGACCCGAATCCGCCAGGGCCTGATCTTCGACGAGATGCAGCGCCAGCCAGTCAGCCTCGATGCGCTGGCGGAAAACGCCTCAAGCAAAGAGTCGTCACGCTGCGCAGAGAAGGCCTTCGGCATCGTGGGTTCGAGCCAGGCGGTGCGCAACCTCAACGCCATGATCCACAAGGCGGCCCAGGTCATGGCCGACGTGCTGATCATCGGTGAAACCGGCACGGGCAAGGAGCTCACGGCCGAAGCGATCCACCGCGCCGGCACCCGCGCCACAGGCCCCTTCATTTCCATCAACTGCGGCGCGCTGGACGAAAACCTGCTCATGGACGCGCTCTTCGGACACGTGAAGGGCGCATTCTCCGAGGCCAAGACGGACCGCAAAGGCGCATTCCTCGCCGCTTCGGGCGGCACGCTGCACCTCGACGAAATCGGCAACGCATCGCCCAAGGTGCAGCAGTCCCTGTTGCGCGCCCTGGCGGCGCGCAGAATCCGTCCCCTGGGTAGCGATCAGGACCAGCCCTTCGACGCGCGCGTCGTGGCCGCCACCAACGTCGACCTGCTTGAATCCGCACGCAACGGGAAGTTCCGCGAAGACCTCTACTACCGGCTGGCCGTCATCACCATCTCGACCCCACCCTTGCGCGATCGCAGGGAGGACATCCCCGCCCTGGTCCGCTCGTTCATGCGTGAGCACACCCGGGGCACGACTCCGCCGGACATCAGCCGCGGTGCCCTGGACAAGCTGCTGCAGCACGACTGGCCGGGAAACATCCGCGAATTGAAGAACTGCATCACCCGCGCCATGACCTTTGCCGAAGGCAACCTCCTGCTGGCGGACCACATCGAGTTCGGTCAGAACCGCGCAGCCGGACCCGCATCGGAGCCAGCCACGGCCCAGGGTCCTGCAGTCCAGGCCAAGACTCCGGCCGGTTCAAGAAACGGGAGCAGCCCGGAACCGCTCGCCACGACAACGCCGGAAGGGCCGCCAAGCCCCTCCGCGCACACGTCGTCCGCACTGCCCGAGGCGGTCCTGGCCACCCTGAACCCGCGGCAAGTCAAGGCCTGGCCCTCGATTGCCGCCAATGGTGGCACGAACCGTGCTCTGTATGAAAGCGCCGTCGGGGAGGAGATTTCGGTCAGAACCGCGCAATACGATTTGCAGGATCTGGTCAACAAGGGCTTGCTGAAGAAAACCGGCAAGGGCCCGTCCTCGCGGTACGTGGTGGCCGTCCGTACTCCATAA
- a CDS encoding DVU0150 family protein, whose amino-acid sequence MKARLNRLWWSLMAMVLLCPGFALAAGGGGAAPIVLVADTRKLTGILAWWANLYNESHFQFMILTVVLIPITGVVFGVLADIIMSWIGIDLKSRNLAEH is encoded by the coding sequence ATGAAAGCAAGATTGAACAGGCTCTGGTGGTCACTGATGGCAATGGTCCTGCTGTGTCCCGGTTTCGCCCTGGCGGCCGGCGGTGGAGGCGCGGCCCCCATCGTGCTGGTGGCGGACACCCGGAAGCTGACCGGGATTCTGGCTTGGTGGGCCAATCTGTACAATGAGAGTCATTTTCAGTTCATGATCCTGACGGTCGTCCTGATCCCGATCACTGGCGTGGTGTTCGGTGTCCTGGCCGACATCATCATGAGCTGGATCGGCATCGACCTGAAGTCCCGCAATCTGGCGGAACACTAA